The nucleotide sequence AAATGTCGCCATATTCAGAATCCGGATAATCAAACTTCGCTTCGGCTAGATGATGACCGCCATGGCTGCCGGGACTGAGTACCGCGAGTTGTTCGGCGTGGGTGCCATCGGAATGCAAATGCGTGGTAAGAATGCCTTGCCCCTCCGCTTCGGTCGGTTGCAGGATTACCGCCCCCGCCCCATCGCCAAAAATCACCGTTACGTTCCGTCCTCGCGTGTCAAACTCCATGCCCATCGAGTGCATTTCGGCTCCTACCAGCAGGATATTTTTATACATGCCGGTCTTGACAAACTGGTCAGCTACCGAAAGGCCATATACAAACCCCGTGCACTGATTACGGATGTCCAAAGCCCCGATTTCGGTTTTGGTAATGCCCAATTCACGTTGTAGCAAAACCCCACAGCCCGGAAAGTAGTAGTCGGGACTTAGCGTGGCGAAGATGATGAAATCTACTTCGTTTTTTTGGATTCCGGCTCGCTCAATGGCGATTTCGGCGGCGCGGGCCGCCATTGTAGTCGTGGTTTCCTCGTGTTTCTTGGCATATCGCCGTTCACGAATACCTGTACGCTCCTGAATCCAGGCATCCGAAGTCTCCATGACTTGGGCCAGATCATCATTGGTAACTACTTTTTCGGGTACATAGTACCCAATTCCGGCTATTTTGGTATGCAGAGGCATGCGTTTTTTCAGTTGATTGTTGATACTATTGTACTATGAAAAGAATCGGACTTATCTCGGATACTCACTCCCACCTCGATGAAGCAGTTTTCCTTCATTTTAAAAACTGTGACGAAATCTGGCATGCCGGAGATGTGGGCCATGTGGATATCCTGAATCGCCTCGAAGCTTATAAGCCTCTGCGGGTGGTGTATGGCAATATCGACGGCAAGCCAGTGCAGCTGCGTTCCAAGGAGAATTTGCACTTTGAATTGGAAGGCTTCCACGTCTGGATGACACACATTGGCGGGGCTCCTCCCCGTTACAATCCCACGGTTCGGCCAGAGTTGCGCACCGAGACGCCCGATATTTTCGTGTGTGGACATTCTCACATTCTGCGCGTTCTGCGTGATCCGGCCCTAAACAATATGCTCTACCTGAACCCCGGTGCGGCAGGTAAAGAAGGCTTTCATAAAATGCGAACACTGCTCCGTTTCTCCCTGGACAGCGGAAAAATCAAAGCCATGGAGGTAGTAGAGCTAGGGCTCCGCGGAGCGATTCAATTGTGAATGAGTGAATATTGGTATACAGGAAGGGGGTAATTGAATTTTGGCTTTATATGAATATCGAAGATTTACTACCCATCTAAAATGAATGCGGCCTAAGTACTCGATCTTGTCAGTAAAAATCCATTATTCTCCCATTCAAAATTGATCAAGGTAGGGTAATCTTTTCAATTCCTTTTTCCCGGCAAAGGATGTTGAATGCGGCGATTTTACCCAGCAAGACCTGCTTCTCAGCATCCAGGGTTGCCCACTGGGCATCTAATTCTGCCAATCGCTGAGTTTGCCCGTTGGTGATACCCGGTACATTGGAATCCAGCTCACCGCGCACGAAAATGTAGTCGGCACTGAGCATGTTCAGAAAATTAATTACATCATCGTTCGATTCCGACTTGTTTTGCACAAGTTTTTCCTCCCAGCCTTTCAACGACTTAACCAATATTTTGGCAGAATCAGCCACTGATTTGAGTGCCGATTTTTCCTTTAGTAAATCGGCCAGGTCAGAAACTTGCTTGCGGGCTTTCCGCATGTCCAATACTGATTTATGGATTTCCTTCACCTTGTCTTCCACAGAAGTAAGAACCCGTTGCTGCTCTTGGTACTCTGCATCGGT is from Salmonirosea aquatica and encodes:
- a CDS encoding 3-oxoacyl-ACP synthase III family protein, translated to MPLHTKIAGIGYYVPEKVVTNDDLAQVMETSDAWIQERTGIRERRYAKKHEETTTTMAARAAEIAIERAGIQKNEVDFIIFATLSPDYYFPGCGVLLQRELGITKTEIGALDIRNQCTGFVYGLSVADQFVKTGMYKNILLVGAEMHSMGMEFDTRGRNVTVIFGDGAGAVILQPTEAEGQGILTTHLHSDGTHAEQLAVLSPGSHGGHHLAEAKFDYPDSEYGDIFVYPELLENKSFYPAMDGQLVFKNAIVKFPEVIGEALQKTGLSSTDIDLLVPHQANLRISQFVQSRLGLRNDQVWNNIQKYGNTTAASIPIALCEAWEAGKVKEGDLVCLAAFGSGFTWGSALIRW
- a CDS encoding metallophosphoesterase family protein, translating into MKRIGLISDTHSHLDEAVFLHFKNCDEIWHAGDVGHVDILNRLEAYKPLRVVYGNIDGKPVQLRSKENLHFELEGFHVWMTHIGGAPPRYNPTVRPELRTETPDIFVCGHSHILRVLRDPALNNMLYLNPGAAGKEGFHKMRTLLRFSLDSGKIKAMEVVELGLRGAIQL